The Anopheles coluzzii chromosome 2, AcolN3, whole genome shotgun sequence genome window below encodes:
- the LOC120951422 gene encoding uncharacterized protein LOC120951422: protein MKQIFFTLVPFLVLIASSAVSSTPQLRNPFEAVRGCLQYDTVPGYNETLEYFATDNFRYVGRTHNSKYIRVGMVGPTDGIIRFGKSRFPYGESVSEICLSGWANQNSEVNRHTRASNSEYVNTPLKIQLTPNVLSKTRPMMFRLEVFDNGNVLLTKDGEKRPFLEFNDNRQRLDLDYIAFTKWNHELFYYYDCPLDTDANGVDDTVLLKCSLA from the exons ATGAAGCAGATCTTCTTCACGCTGGTACCTTTTCTAGTTCTAATAGCTTCGTCCGCTGTAAGCAGCACTCCCCAACTTCGCAACCCATTCGAAG CGGTTCGGGGATGTCTCCAGTATGACACCGTGCCCGGTTACAACGAAACGCTGGAATACTTTGCGACGGACAACTTCCGATACGTCGGCCGCACGCACAACTCGAAGTACATACGGGTGGGCATGGTCGGTCCGACCGACGGTATCATACGCTTCGGCAAGTCGCGCTTTCCCTACGGCGAGAGTGTGTCCGAAATTT GTCTTTCCGGCTGGGCGAATCAAAACTCAGAAGTGAATCGTCACACGCGCGCCAGCAACAGTGAGTACGTGAATACGCCGCTCAAGATTCAGCTGACACCGAATGTGCTGTCCAAAACGCGACCGATGATGTTTCGACTCGAGGTGTTCGATAATGGTAACGTACTGCTGACGAAGGATGGTGAGAAGCGCCCGTTTTTGGAGTTTAACGACAACCGGCAACGGTTGGATCTGGATTACATTGCGTTTACCAAGTGGAACCACGAGCTGTTCTATTACTACGACTGTCCGCTCGATACGGATGCGAACGGCGTGGACGATACGGTGCTGCTGAAGTGTAGTTTGGCTTAA
- the LOC120951420 gene encoding chymotrypsinogen B-like, giving the protein MAGLVLLSLLLISVLLTPQQISAQQCGQVQVLKQGLIFGGTASTPGMWPWHVAVFHRESIRRTSYKCGGTIINRDTVLTAYHCVVENQRPIAAGRLVARAGLFDLDVGGPTVQENRVFDVISPPGASARTFDDDIAILKMQTQFTYDDYVQPVCIRSVRQDIGQLVGAYGTVVGWGWTEQSTTSAELRQANVPVVSAEDCLASDRNLFSQVLTTKVYCAGSRNGTSSCNGDSGGGMFFRMSGYWFLRGLTSFSAVDAKQSGICDSHGYVGYTDVAKYLDWLREQGVRYEDPLQRPGTVSKPVPSDGSTALLRLAVDPKTKKFLQQHGGNVLLRVQLNGRRVESLFQ; this is encoded by the exons ATGGCCGGTCTTGTGTTattgtcgctgctgctgatttCCGTTCTACTAACGCCACAGCAAATATCGGCCCAACAGTGTGGCCAGGTGCAGGTGCTGAAGCAGGGGCTCATCTTTGGCGGTACAGCGTCCACGCCCGGCATGTGGCCGTGGCACGTGGCAGTGTTTCACCGTGAGTCGATCCGCCGCACCTCGTACAAGTGTGGCGGCACCATCATCAACCGGGACACCGTTCTGACGG CGTATCACTGTGTGGTGGAAAACCAACGACCGATTGCGGCGGGCCGGCTGGTGGCGCGGGCCGGCCTGTTTGATCTCGACGTCGGTGGCCCGACCGTGCAGGAAAACCGTGTGTTTGACGTCATCTCGCCGCCCGGGGCAAGTGCGCGCACGTTCGACGACGACATTGCCATACTGAAGATGCAAACCCAGTTCACGTACGACGACTACGTGCAGCCCGTCTGCATTCGCTCGGTGCGGCAGGACATTGGGCAGCTGGTCGGTGCGTACGGGACGGTCGTGGGCTGGGGCTGGACCGAACAGAGCACAACGTCGGCTGAGCTGCGGCAGGCGAACGTACCGGTCGTGAGTGCGGAAGATTGTCTCGCCAGCGATCGGAACCTCTTCAGCCAGGTGCTGACGACGAAGGTGTACTGTGCCGGCAGCCGCAACGGTACGTCCAGCTGCAACGGGGACAGCGGTGGTGGGATGTTCTTCCGAATGAGCGGTTACTGGTTTCTGCGCGGGCTGACGTCGTTCTCGGCGGTGGACGCCAAGCAGAGCGGTATCTGCGACTCGCACGGGTACGTTGGGTACACGGACGTGGCGAAGTATCTCGATTGGCTGCGTGAGCAGGGCGTCCGGTACGAGGATCCACTACAGCGCCCGGGCACGGTAAGCAAACCAGTTCCGAGCGATGGCAGTACGGCGCTGCTCCGCCTGGCGGTCGATCCGAAGACGAAGAAGTTCTTGCAGCAGCACGGGGGCAACGTGCTGCTGAGGGTGCAGCTGAATGGCCGGCGGGTGGAGAGTTTGTTTCAATAA
- the LOC120951421 gene encoding uncharacterized protein LOC120951421 has translation MIAFAPLAILAIVLSASPGTANTLHNNPFDAIKGCLQFDDVPGYNDTPTYIATNTFRNVGRTSSSRYFRIGIMGKNDGHIRFGRSAFPFDEAVVELVISGWGNTQSVARRQTRRRNQSFTNVLLKEASTPRLLHKSRPLVFQLEVFDNGRVQLTKDGERRPFFEYSDSENAIPPDYMAFVKWDVDLVYFYDCPLNDGGAGAVGEESVLLRCSLA, from the exons ATGATCGCGTTCGCGCCATTAGCCATCCTAGCGATCGTTCTATCGGCTAGCCCCGGTACAGCAAATACTTTGCACAACAATCCCTTCGATG CGATCAAGGGATGTCTCCAGTTCGATGACGTCCCGGGCTACAACGACACCCCGACGTACATTGCCACCAATACGTTCCGCAATGTGGGGCGCACGAGCAGCTCGCGCTACTTCCGGATCGGTATCATGGGCAAGAACGATGGCCACATTCGGTTCGGCCGGTCGGCCTTCCCGTTCGACGAGGCGGTCGTCGAGCTAGTCATCAGCGGTTGGGGCAATACGCAGTCGGTTGCGCGCCGCCAGACCCGGCGCCGCAATCAATCGTTCACCAACGTGCTGCTGAAGGAGGCGTCGACGCCACGGTTGCTGCACAAGTCGCGCCCGCTCGTGTTCCAGCTCGAGGTGTTCGATAATGGGCGGGTGCAGCTGACGAAGGACGGCGAGCGGCGTCCGTTCTTCGAGTACAGCGATAGCGAGAACGCGATCCCGCCAGACTATATGGCGTTCGTGAAGTGGGACGTGGATCTGGTCTACTTCTACGACTGTCCGCTGAACGATGGTGGGGCAGGGGCGGTGGGCGAGGAGTCGGTGCTGCTGCGCTGCAGCCTTGCTTGA
- the LOC120948865 gene encoding uncharacterized protein LOC120948865 produces the protein MKLLIVVVIVVISIICPSNAFHANSFDAIKGCKQYGHVGNYNDPLTYIPTKDLLHVENTSKSKLIKIAVQGSSDGILRFGTSLYPYNRDVIEIVLGGWTNTQSAGRRQHRSASNNNTNLVLAEVQTPQLLSANRPTVFLVELFHDGTIQVRIEGQDYPFLLFNDAKKTPFNYMAFTKWNNDVVYFYDCPVNANATICYEGGKMQVN, from the exons ATGAAGCTTCTAATCGTTGTAGTAATTGTAGTGATTAGCATTATATGTCCATCTAATGCGTTTCACGCGAATTCCTTCGATG CCATTAAAGGTTGCAAGCAGTACGGCCATGTGGGGAATTATAATGATCCACTGACGTACATCCCGACGAAAGATCTGCTGCACGTCGAAAATACAAGCAAATCCAAGCTCATTAAGATAGCCGTGCAAGGAAGCTCTGATGGCATCCTACGTTTCGGCACTTCTCTATACCCATACAACAGGGATGTGATAGAGATAG TACTTGGAGGATGGACCAACACGCAGAGCGCTGGAAGACGACAGCATCGATCGGCATCGAATAATAATACGAACCTCGTGCTTGCCGAGGTACAGACTCCGCAGCTGTTGTCCGCTAATCGTCCAACCGTGTTTCTGGTCGAGCTGTTCCACGATGGTACGATTCAGGTTAGGATCGAAGGACAGGATTACCCGTTCCTGTTATTCAACGATGCAAAGAAAACTCCGTTCAACTATATGGCCTTCACCAAGTGGAATAACGACGTGGTCTATTTCTACGATTGTCCTGTGAATGCGAACGCTACGATTTGTTACGAAGGTGGTAAAATGCAGGTAAACTAA
- the LOC120948869 gene encoding uncharacterized protein LOC120948869, which translates to MITPLAVVMFVVIGLLHVGAGHSNDFDAIKGCKQYNTEMGYNDPLEYIPTSSLLYKFNNTVDHGEFQYYKIGVQGTTYVFIRLSNHVYPYDQELSEIVLGSNNNTRSSARTQYRNSANEYKNTDLARVMTPNLLSPFRPVMLKLKVWVNGKKEVFHDGEHYPFLS; encoded by the exons ATGATCACACCGTTAGCTGTAGTGATGTTTGTAGTAATTGGTTTGCTGCATGTTGGAGCAGGCCATTCGAACGACTTTGATG CGATAAAAGGCTGTAAACAGTATAACACCGAGATGGGATACAATGATCCACTGGAATACATCCCTACCAGCAGCCTACtgtataaattcaataataCAGTTGATCATGGTGAATTTCAGTACTACAAAATCGGAGTTCAAGGAACGACTTATGTTTTTATTCGGCTGTCAAATCATGTGTACCCTTACGACCAAGAGTTGTCTGAAATTG TGCTGGGTAGTAATAACAACACGAGATCGAGCGCTCGGACACAGTACAGGAATTCGGCAAATGAATACAAAAATACCGATTTGGCTAGGGTGATGACACCGAATCTTTTGTCCCCGTTTCGTCCAGTCATGCTGAAACTCAAGGTGTGGGTCAACGGCAAGAAGGAAGTCTTTCACGATGGAGAACACTATCCTTTCTTAAGCTAG
- the LOC120948868 gene encoding uncharacterized protein LOC120948868: MMITSGFVVILLAIGLRNIEAEEHGNDFDAIKGCKQYNTEMGYDDPLYYIPTNTLNNTIDHGEFKYYKIGVLGTNDGVIRLSNYMYPYDKNVTEIVVGSHWNTRSGGRTQYRTSSNENKNTDLVRALTPNMLNPFRPVMLKLKLWVDGKKEVFHDGHDYPFLGFMDTQKLPVNYMAFTRRNLTLVFFYDCPM, encoded by the exons ATGATGATCACTTCTGGATTTGTAGTAATTCTCCTTGCCATTGGATTGCGAAACATCGAGGCAGAAGAACATGGTAACGATTTCGATG CGATCAAAGGCTGCAAACAGTATAACACCGAGATGGGGTACGATGACCCACTGTATTACATCCCCACCAACACCCTAAATAATACAATTGATCATGGTGAATTTAAGTACTACAAAATAGGAGTCTTGGGCACGAATGATGGTGTTATTCGGCTTTCTAATTATATGTATCCTTACGACAAGAATGTGACTGAAATAG TTGTGGGAAGCCATTGGAACACGAGATCGGGCGGCCGCACTCAGTACAGGACTTCGTCAAATGAGAATAAAAACACTGATTTGGTTAGAGCGCTGACACCGAATATGTTGAACCCGTTTCGTCCAGTCATGTTGAAGCTTAAGCTGTGGGTTGACGGCAAGAAGGAAGTGTTTCACGATGGTCATGATTATCCTTTCTTAGGATTTATGGACACTCAAAAATTACCAGTTAACTATATGGCATTTACGCGACGTAATTTAACTTTGGTTTTCTTCTACGACTGTCCAATGTAA
- the LOC120948864 gene encoding uncharacterized protein LOC120948864 translates to MKSLIIVVTIAISTLFSADAFHSNSFDVIKGCKQYGHVGNYNDPLTYIPITDLQNLGFTNKSMFFKIAVQGSTDGFLRFGDSLYPYNKEVIEIVFGGWTNTKSAGRRQHRSASNQATNTVLAEVQTPMLLSANRPTVFLVELFHDGTIQVRISGQDHPFLLFNDAKMIPFYYMTFTKWKTDVLYFYDCPVDKYAKICYEDGRMYVN, encoded by the exons ATGAAATCTCTGATTATTGTGGTGACTATAGCGATCAGCACTCTATTTTCAGCTGATGCGTTTCATTCCAATTCTTTTGATG TTATTAAAGGTTGCAAGCAGTACGGCCATGTGGGGAATTATAATGATCCACTGACGTACATTCCGATAACTGATCTGCAAAACTTGGGatttacaaacaaatccaTGTTCTTTAAGATAGCCGTGCAAGGAAGCACCGACGGATTCCTACGCTTCGGTGATTCCTTGTATCCGTACAACAAGGAGGTGATAGAGATCG TATTTGGAGGATGGACTAACACGAAAAGCGCTGGAAGACGACAGCATCGATCTGCATCAAACCAAGCTACGAATACCGTGCTTGCCGAGGTACAGACTCCTATGCTATTGTCTGCCAACCGACCAACTGTGTTTCTGGTGGAGCTGTTCCACGATGGTACGATTCAGGTTAGGATCAGTGGACAGGATCACCCTTTCCTATTATTCAACGATGCGAAAATGATTCCTTTCTACTACATGACCTTTACTAAGTGGAAAACCGATGTGTTATACTTCTACGATTGTCCAGTGGATAAGTACGCTAAGATTTGTTACGAAGATGGTAGAATGTACGTGAATTGA
- the LOC120948867 gene encoding uncharacterized protein LOC120948867, with product MIAPSAVVLLLAIALVRVETLRLNAFDVIKDCKQFNTAFGYNGTLNYIPISSFTNAVDQREFKYYVFGVLGPTGAVIRLSHSVYPYGTEVVEVVLGAYNNTKTIARHQHRKSTGEFENTDIVKMATPNLLSPFRPVMLMLKVWTNGRREVLHTGQQFPFISFMDARNITVNYMAFTKMDSNLIIFYDCPPVQSG from the exons ATGATCGCCCCCAGTGCTGTAGTGCTACTTCTAGCAATTGCTTTAGTTCGCGTTGAAACGTTACGTTTGAATGCATTTGATG tgaTCAAAGACTGCAAACAGTTTAACACCGCCTTTGGATACAATGGTACATTGAATTACATCCCGATCAGCAGCTTTACTAATGCCGTCGATCAGAGGGAATTTAAGTACTACGTGTTTGGAGTGTTGGGACCGACTGGTGCAGTCATTCGGCTTTCCCATTCAGTGTATCCTTACGGGACGGAGGTGGTAGAAGTGG TACTGGGAGCCTATAACAACACGAAAACGATTGCCCGACATCAGCACCGCAAGTCTACGGGTGAGTTTGAAAACACCGACATCGTGAAGATGGCAACACCGAATCTGTTGTCCCCGTTTCGTCCTGTGATGCTAATGCTCAAGGTGTGGACGAACGGCAGGCGAGAAGTGTTGCACACCGGTCAGCAGTTTCCTTTCATCTCGTTTATGGACGCCCGAAACATCACGGTTAACTATATGGCCTTTACAAAGATGGATAGCAATTTGATTATCTTTTACGACTGTCCTCCAGTGCAAAGTGGTTGA
- the LOC120948863 gene encoding uncharacterized protein LOC120948863 translates to METAAEEPAAASSGTSINFLDLPDCMIEQVLEYLSYDEIAKKRIVCRKIDRICQSLLNRGFIKMIRKHNMNLKAIKSQLPRRESERRNHPLSKHSDILTCIETRISMLSMTYSKFIEKELCCFIPGKVIDEVLNILGLIENTSRPLRAHEVLQELRDISSMAIEHFDENIAHRLKKIIGVQHHPKLVGHHNLPFPAAAFIQHEVMLPCDVNGDKFVIPTLTPISPKAQKVLPSSSSCASGSSPSAAASPSPSASSASSSAAGSLAGLYCQSSYSASCENNGSIARINHKTRKMRYDINRIDHNISSFKAEMRNMRLLLVRYGGEIKELRRRLDESETKNLELLANINQLGFGAPSVDGPERTESVAAAAAATIKQCSMKPRPAASMLKRLYPDTESHSSSSTVVPSSSSSSSLEGNEAEPQAQDHEGGSSAAKKVKLSD, encoded by the exons ATGGAAACGGCAGCCGAAGAGCCTGCTGCTGCGTCGAGTGGCACGAGCATAAACTTCCTGGACCTTCCCGACTGTATGATAGAGCAAGTGCTGGAGTACCTATCGTACGACGAGATTGCCAAGAAGCGCATT GTTTGCCGCAAAATCGATCGCATCTGCCAGTCGCTGCTGAACCGAGGCTTCATCAAGATGATCCGCAAGCACAACATGAACCTGAAGGCGATCAAATCGCAGCTACCGCGCCGTGAATCCGAGCGGCGGAACCACCCACTGTCCAAGCACTCCGACATCCTCACCTGCATCGAGACGCGCATCTCGATGCTGTCCATGACCTACTCGAAGTTCATCGAGAAGGAGCTGTGCTGCTTCATCCCGGGCAAGGTGATCGACGAGGTCCTAAACATACTCGGCCTGATCGAGAACACGTCCCGGCCGCTCCGGGCGCACGAGGTGCTGCAGGAGCTGCGCGACATCTCGTCTATGGCGATCGAGCACTTCGACGAGAACATAGCGCACCGGCTGAAGAAGATCATCGGGGTGCAGCACCACCCGAAGCTGGTCGGCCATCACAATCTGCCGTTCCCGGCGGCCGCCTTCATACAGCACGAGGTAATGCTGCCGTGCGACGTCAACGGCGACAAGTTTGTGATACCGACGCTGACGCCCATCTCGCCCAAAGCGCAGAAAGTGCTcccgtcgtcgtcctcctgcGCCTCGGGCTCCTCGCCATCAGCTGCTGCGTCACCGTCGCCGTCCGCATCGTCCGCCTCGTCGTCGGCGGCCGGTTCACTGGCCGGCCTCTACTGCCAGAGCTCGTACAGTGCGAGCTGCGAGAACAATGGTTCGATCGCGCGCATCAACCACAAAACGCGCAAAATGCGGTACGACATCAACCGGATCGATCATAACATCTCCTCGTTTAAGGCGGAAATGCGCAACATGCGCCTGCTGCTCGTGCGGTACGGCGGGGAGATTAAGGAGCTACGCCGCCGGCTGGACGAGTCCGAAACGAAGAACCTGGAACTGCTGGCCAACATTAATCAGCTCGGGTTCGGTGCGCCCTCGGTCGATGGCCCGGAGCGGACGGAATcggtggcagcggcggcagcggccacGATCAAGCAGTGCAGCATGAAACCTCGCCCGGCGGCCAGCATGCTGAAGCGGCTGTACCCCGACACAGAATCTCACTCATCCAGTTCCACTGTtgtgccatcatcatcatcgtcatcatcgctGGAAGGGAATGAAGCGGAGCCACAGGCACAAGATCACGAGGGTGGATCAAGCGCTGCCAAGAAAGTGAAGCTAAGCGATTAG
- the LOC120948870 gene encoding uncharacterized protein LOC120948870, producing MIKLLDRVLSFINYWWFRYLMITELYMVESWERVTIHVFLFAIFLAQWYFNCKVILPFTGNLLGIQPVDQHIASTLPRS from the exons ATGATTAAGCTGCTGGACCGGGTGTTGAGCTTCATCAACTATTGGTGGTTTCGGTACTTGATGATAACGGAGCTATACATGGTGGAAAGCTGGGAACGAGTCACGATAC ACGTGTTTCTGTTTGCCATATTCCTCGCCCAGTGGTATTTCAACTGTAAGGTGATTCTTCCCTTCACCGGTAACCTGCTGGGCATTCAACCGGTGGATCAGCATATAGCCTCCACGTTACCACGCTCCTGA